CCCCCCCGAGCGGTGCCGGTGAGCGGTGCTCCGCCCACCGGCGAGCCGGCTACGTGCTCGGCGCCTGGATTTCGCGAACACTCCCCCAGCGATACCAGAGGCCATCAGTGCTCACGCCATCGCTGCGGAAGTAGACGGTGATGTTCGGCTTGCCGCTCTCCGAGCCCACCCGGCTCGACCCGGCGGTCAACGGCAGGGCGGGATCGATCCCCGAGGCGCAAGGCGAGCCGCCCTTGCCGAACTGGGTCCCGTCGTCGATGAACTCGTTGATCTTGGTCCACTGGCCGCCGTTCACGCCGTCGGTGAGGTCGATCCACAGCTCCTGCTTCACCTTGCCGCCCGGCAGGTCGTAGACCACGTGCTTGTGGCCGATCCACGTGTTCTTCGGGAGCGAGGACGACCAGTACTTCTTCTGCACGACGTACTTCGAGTCGGGATGGTTCGTCTCCTTCTCGAAGTCGATCTTCCCGTCGTAGCGCATGCGCGCGCCGATGCCGCGGGTATCGCACTTGTCGCGGTTCTCGGAGCCGGTCGTGCCGTGGTTGGTGCGCGCGAAGGAGACCATCCCACCCCAGTTGATCCCCGAGTCGCTCACGCGCTTGAAGTACATGGTGATCTCCACGTTCCGCCAGGGGTCCTGCTTCGCCGGATCGTGGACGTACATGCGGGGGACGCTGCCGGAGATCCGCAGCGTTCCGTCACCGGGAATCTTGTACGAGGCATTCCCATGGTCAGCGTCGAACCAGGAGTCCTTCGGGTCCACTCCGTTGAAGGAACGGGGGGTGGAATCCCACTGCGCGTACCACGCCTTTCCGCTCGCGAGCGTCGGGTAGAGCATCTGGATTCCGAAACGGTCCGTCGCCCCTCCATCGCTCGAGGTATCATCGGCGCCGGGACCTCCAACGCTCGAGGCATCATCGGCGCCGGGACCTCCAACGCTCGAGGCATCATCGGCGCCGGGACCTCCAACGCTCGAGGCATCATCGGCGCCGGGCGCGCCTCCGCACGCACCGGCCAGACCCATGAGCACGGTGGAAAGCAACGTGGCCTTTATCCATCGGATGTGCATATCGATGTTACTCCTAGCTGTAGATGGCACTCCTTACCGTCGCGGACCGAAGGCGCCGACTCGGGCAGCCTCAGGTCCGGGCGGAAGGGATCACGAGCGCGGGTCATCTACGAGAAGCAGCAGGCCAAGGGCCCGCTCCCATGCTCGCTGTACGGGTGTGCCTACCCAAAATTCAGTCGCTGCGTCATGAGTGCGTCAAGGCTGCGTCAAAACGCGCGTCATGACGTGAGCGATACGCATAACGAGCCGCTGGGTCCTCTCTTCCATTTGATAGAGGTCGGAATTACGCCCGGCTCAGACGCCTCAACACCTCTCTGCCCGCGTGTGGACACTCCCATCCCGTCCTGCGAACGCAAGTAGGCTGGTGCAGCACGCGCGCACCTGCGAGGGTGTTGTTGGAAGAACCGAGACGCTACGCAGCGCGGCGCTCGTACCGGTGGTGGAGCCCGAAGACTTCCCGTAGCTCTATCACCTTGGCTCCGTGCTCCGGGCCCTGCACCTCACGCGTCTCGGGCGCATCTTTCCCGAGTGACAGGTGCGTCCGGCTCGCATTGTAGTAGCGCTGGTACTCGCGCAGCAGGCACCGAGCGTGGGCTTCGTTCAAGACGACGACATGGTTCAGTAGCTCCCTACGTATCGAGCCGATGACTCTCTCCGCATAGGGATTCTGCCACGGACACCGTGCTGCACTCGGCACCTCGCGAATCCCCAAATAGTTAAACGTGGCGCGAATGCCCTCGGAGTAGAGCTTGTCCCTATCTCGGTGCAAGTATCTCGGAGCACTGGCCCAGGGAAAGGCCTCTCGCAACTGCGGCCTTGTCCATTCTTCCGTCGGGTGCGCTGTCACATTGAGGTGGAGGATTCGCCTGTCCCGGTGACTCACAACCACAAATCCCAACAGCACCCCAAACGCCGCAGTCGGAATGACAAAGAAGTCCATCCCTGCGGACTCCGCCAGATGCAAGCGCAAGAAGTTCTGCCATGTTGGTGATGGTTTCGGCGCTCCCCTTCTCGGCCTGGGCATGTAACGAGCGACCGTTGTCTGGCCTACCTCCATCCCCAACTTCAGCTGGAGAAATACCCAGAAGAGGCGATCGCCCCGTGCAAGCCTCGGTGATGGGCGCTTCTCGCGAAAGACCGCGAGTTGCTGGCGAAGAGCCACATTCTCCAGAGCCAGTTCCGAACGGCTCCGCAAGGCCGAGCGCAACTCCAGAGCCAGTTCCGAACGGCTCCGCAAGGCCGAGCGCAACGTCTGAGCCAGCGCCTTTACGAAGGCCCTCATCCTGCCATGCTTGCCGGCCGTAGCCAGCACGCCAGAATTCTGCCGCCCCCCGTAACGGACTGCATGGCATCACAGAGGGAACCGCGCACACTCACCCTCTTTCGCCCGGTCAAACCCAGTATTCTTCGGACCCATCCGTAGGACTGTGCATGCAATGACGCGTTCGCCGACGCACGCTTCTCGCCGGCCTCGAATATCCGGTAGTCACAGCCAGGTCCTTCTTCCACAGCAGGCTGGAGAGGTGCTCGTTACACGTTGAAATCAATCTGCAGGACGGGTGTGTCCGCTTCGATGTCGCGCCGGAACCGCCCCCACCGGTCGAGCGTGCTCTCGTCGAGCACGGCCGGGTCGCGATACTGGTGGAACAGCGCGTAATTCATCGAGCGCTGGAGCGCGAGCAGGTCCGGCACGGCCGCGAGCCACTCGCGATCCATCCGTCGGAGCTCCCGATACCCTTCGAGGAACGGCCCCAGGAACGAAGCGGCCGCTTCGTCGCGCGCCTCTCGAGCCTCGCCTCGCGCGATGTAGAAGAGGAGTACCGCGATGTCCTTGACGAACCACGCGTACTCGCAGTTGTCGAAGTCGAACGCGGTGATCTTCCCTTCGGCGAAGCAGAAGTTGTGCATGTGGAGATCGGCGTGGATCAGCCCGTAGCTCTCCGGTGTTCGCGGTAGCTGGTTCAATCGCGCGATGATCGCCGCGGTGCGCTCGCGAACGAGCTTCTCCTCGGGAGGCGCGAACCGGTCGATGTCGACCACGTCGTACTCATGCCATTCCTGGCGCTTGAGCCTGGGGCTCGAAGGCGCGTAGGTCTGGGCGCGGTTGTGGAGCCGCGCGAACAGCCGGCCCAGCTCGCGGAACAGGGGGGGCTTCCAGTAGCGCTCCTTGAGCGGAGGCGCGTCGTCGAAGACGATGCCCGGCGCGCGCTCGAACGCGGTGGCGACGAAGTAGCTGCCGGGCTCGCGGTCTTCGATCCGCTCCACGAACTGCCCCGACTCGGAGAGGATCGGCGAGGCGATTGGAATGCGCGCGGCGGCCAGATAGCGAACGA
The DNA window shown above is from Myxococcus xanthus and carries:
- a CDS encoding integrase core domain-containing protein, with amino-acid sequence MRAFVKALAQTLRSALRSRSELALELRSALRSRSELALENVALRQQLAVFREKRPSPRLARGDRLFWVFLQLKLGMEVGQTTVARYMPRPRRGAPKPSPTWQNFLRLHLAESAGMDFFVIPTAAFGVLLGFVVVSHRDRRILHLNVTAHPTEEWTRPQLREAFPWASAPRYLHRDRDKLYSEGIRATFNYLGIREVPSAARCPWQNPYAERVIGSIRRELLNHVVVLNEAHARCLLREYQRYYNASRTHLSLGKDAPETREVQGPEHGAKVIELREVFGLHHRYERRAA
- a CDS encoding phosphotransferase enzyme family protein, with the protein product MHPELVRRFHEPIRDEAARRYGLSPEQLTELTAFENFVYEAENDDGEGLILRISHSTRRTIDYTLGEVEFVRYLAAARIPIASPILSESGQFVERIEDREPGSYFVATAFERAPGIVFDDAPPLKERYWKPPLFRELGRLFARLHNRAQTYAPSSPRLKRQEWHEYDVVDIDRFAPPEEKLVRERTAAIIARLNQLPRTPESYGLIHADLHMHNFCFAEGKITAFDFDNCEYAWFVKDIAVLLFYIARGEAREARDEAAASFLGPFLEGYRELRRMDREWLAAVPDLLALQRSMNYALFHQYRDPAVLDESTLDRWGRFRRDIEADTPVLQIDFNV